The Gemmatimonadota bacterium genome includes the window CCTCACGAGGCAGGACATCTCTAACCTCTCCCGGCTTACGTCTCACCAGGTGGTGTGGCGTCGTGTGGCTCTCTACCCTCTACCGTCTTACCTCTACCCGCATTCAGGCTTTTTGTGGCCAATTTAACGGTTGACTAATCCGAGCTGAGGTTAACGGGTGACAGATCGAACCTATGATGCTGTGATATTCGACGTGGACGGCGTGATCGTGGATTCAGAAGCGGTTTACTGCGAGACGTTCAACGCGACGCTGGGAGATTACGGCGCCGGGATGAGCCGGGCGGACTATGCGGTATGCGTGGGCCATCCCGTCGAGGAAAACAGCGCGTACGCCGTGGACCGATACCGGTTGGACGTGACGCCTGCCGCATTCCGCGAGATCTGGATGGATCGTTTCGAGAAAGCGGTCTCGAATCCCGATCGGGTGTCTCTGATGCCGGAGATTCTGGAACTGATGGCACACGTCCGGTCACGCGGATATCCGCTGGCGGTGGCGTCGTCCACGCAGCGGGACCGGATGATGAAGACGCTGAACAGCGGCCTGCTGTCCAGATTGGACGGCGTGCAAGACCTGGCCGAGGTGTTCGACGTGGTGCTGTCCGGCAGCGACGTGAAACGGCTGAAACCGGCGCCGGACATCTTTCTGATGGCTGCCGCGAAATTGAACGTCGAACCGGATCGGTGTGCGGTAATCGAGGATAGCGAGGCGGGCGTCAAGGCCGGCAAGGCCGCGGGGATGACGGTGTTCGCGGCGCCGAATTTCTTCACCCGACGCCAGCGACACGACGAGGCCGATTTCATTCTGGGCGGGCTGTGGGAAGCGAAACGGTATTTTTGAATCCCGCGGCGGTCCGGCAGTCCGGGCTACCATTTCGGTTCTGCTACTCAGGCGTAGGCCTCCGCGTCATCTTCAGGAGCGTATCCGAGTTCCTCGCGCGCGTTTCGGAGGTCCCAGTACGCGCGGGTATTGTTCGAAATGCCGTAATAGATGCCGAAGTGGACGTCGGTTTCGACGCTGCACCGCACGAGTTGGACGGTATCGCGGTGGCTGAGCCAGGACGCGAGGATCCGGTCGCTCGTGCGGTTGATGACCGAATCGGCCGGCTGAAAGGAGCCGATCCGCAGACAGATCACCGAGAGCCCGAATGCGTCCGCGTAGTACCGCCCAAGGTCTTCTCCGTAGGCCTTGCTGGCGCCGTAGAAACTGTCCGGCCGCGCGTTCACCTCGGTCGTGGTACCGATGCCGTCTTTTTCGTAATATCCGGTAACATGGTTGCTGCTGGCGAATACGACGCGGTGGACGCCTGACCGGCGGGCCGCCTCGTAGACGGTGTATGTTCCGCGGATGTTCGCCTCAAGTATATCTTCGAAGGAAGCGTTCCCGTTTGGATTCCCGGCCATGTGGACCACGGCGTCCACACCCTTCGCCGCCGCAATAACCCTGTTCATGTCGGTAATGCTTGAAACATGCATGTCTTCGCCGGGCCGGGCCGGCAGGATGGTGTTGTGATACAGCAGGCTGAGGCGGTAGTCGTCCTTCAATCCCTCTCGCAGTACGCGCCCGATTCTGCCGGCGGCGCCTGTGATGAGGATTTTCTTTTGCTGCACGTTGAGCCTTTCGTCTAACGGTCCGTTGATCGAGTCGCTATGCATGCATCGGCCGGTGGCAGCCCGGATGGGCGTTTTCAGCGGGCTGCCAGGTTTTGAGTCTTGATCGGTTGTCAGCGAGACGTCGACGGGAGGTGCGCCCGTCGGGCTGACACTCACAGGGGCTTGACACCGGCCCAGTCGGGAAGGAGCCGGGCGGCATTATTCCAGAGTATGTCTTTCCTGGTTGCTTCGGAAAGATCGGCGCCCAGTGTTTTTCCGAGACATTGGCCGAAGAGACGGACCGGCAGGTCCGACCCGAAGACGACGCGACGGCCTCCCAGCGCGTCCACGGCGGTCTCGACGATTCCGGCCTCGGGGTCGCCGCCGCCGGTGTCCGCCACCAGGTTCGGGCAGTCCGCGACGTGCTCGATGCCCCGGAGCCCGCACCCGTTGAGGTGGGCCATGATGATTTTGGCGCCGGGGTGCCTCCGCGCCAGGTGGGCCACGTCCTGTGGAAAGGACTCGCCCGGCAGGTTGCCCGTGGTCTTGTCCCACGCGTGCTGCAGAACGGGCACGTCGAGTTCAACGGCGCGCTGCATAATCGGGTCCAGCCCGGCATCGGTGGCCCGGCGCGCCACCCACAGCTTGATTCCGCACATGCGCTCTTCAACGATGCACCGGTTTATCTCGTCGACGGACGCTTCGGGACAGGCGGGATTGACGTAGCAGAACGGAAGAAAGGCCTCAGGCGCCCGATCGCGCATCCGCAGATTGTAGTCGTTCCCGTCCCGGCAGTGTCGCATCGCGGGGTCATGGAGAGGGCTGCCGGCGCCCGATTCGGGATGCAGCAGAAAGATGCACATCTTCGTGATTCCCGCGCGTCCGGCGGCCTCCAGGATCCTCCTGGCGTCGGTCTCTACGGATGCCGTGCCAGTGCCGAGCGGGTGGACGTGCACGTCCAGCACGTCGCAGGGTGGCTTGAGTTTCTCTCTCAACGTGGTCAGTTTCACGGTAACGCCCCGCTACCAGTTGACGATTCGCTCGGCGTTTCCCCCCAGGATCGCGGCGGTATCGTCGTCGGGGAGGTCGGTGACGACCCGAGAAAGGGCTGAGTAGGGGATGAAGAGCGGCGCATGAGAACCGAAAAGCAGTTTGTCTCTCAGTCCGTCGTCGACCAGCACCTTTACCGCATCCATCCCGTCCGACTGGGAGACGTCCGCGTAGAGGTTGGGGAGACCCAGAATCCTGTCTCGAAGTCCCCGGATTTCAGCCGTGCGCGGCCCGCCGATGATGATGAGAAGACCCGGGTGGCGTTCTGCGGCATCCGCGATTTCGGCTGCGGGTACGTCGGGTACCTGGGCGAGGGGATGCTGCCTGCGGGGGTCTTCGAGCCGTGTCTGCACGATGACGCCGAGCCCGGCGCACGCGAGGGCCGCGAACAGGTCGGACGCGGAACTCAGATCGTAGCCGCAATAGGCGGGCAGGAGTTTGACCAGGCGGACCCGGGGCTGCGCTTCCGCCCGCTGGAGTTCGTCGCGCCAGGTGGCGATGGTCGGATCCAGAACGGGTACGGGCCAGACGTCGTCCGTCACGACCGATGCGGCGTAGAGACTGTCGTTGAACCGGTGCGGGTTGCGGCACCACGCGGCGTCCAGGGGCGAAACGCACATGCGTTCCACGCCGTATTCCCTGAGGGAGGCGCGAACGGAGTCAAGGGCCCCTTCGACGGGATGGGAGGGCCAGTGTCCGGTGTAGGCGTTGATGTCGATAATCATGCAGTTCTCCCCGGCGCATATCGATTTCGATTCGCGCGATTCAGGCACGCCGTCTTGGACCCTGGCGCGATCGGTCAGAGGGTCCGGACGCCGGACCACGCCGGCAGGAGGCGGGCGGTGTTGTTCCAGAGGATCTCTCTCTTGACGGCCTCCGGAAGATCGGTTCCGAGCGTCTTGCCGAGTTGCACGCCGAAATGGCGAATCGGAGCGTCGGAACCGTAGACGATGCGATTGGGTCCGATGGTCGATGCGGCCGCTTCGACGATGCCGCTGTCCGGGTCTCCTCCGGAGGTATCGACGTAGATGTTCGGACAGTTCGCCACGTCTTCCATACCGGCGAGCCCGCAGCCATTCATGTGAGCCATGATGATGTTCGCGTCAGGGTGGCGCCGCGCCAGGTGAGCCACGTCGGCCGGAAAGGACTCGCCCACAAGATTGCCGTCCGTCTTGATCCACGCGTGCTGCAGCACCGGAACACCGAAATGTACCGCGCGTTCCAGGATGGGGTCCAGGCCCGGATCGGTGGCGCGGCGGGCGACCCACAGCTTGATCCCGCCCATACGCTCGCTTTCGATGCAGCGGTCGATTTCCGAAACGGACTCAGCGGGGTACATTGGATTGACGTAACAGAAGGGGATGAAGACGTCCGGCGCGACGTCCCGCATTGAGAGGGCGTAGTCGTTTGCCTGCCTGAACGCTTCAACCGACGGCTCTCTCGGGCAGGTGGTGTATAACGAGAAGAGGCACATCTTTTCCACGCCCGCGCGTTCGGCGGCCTCGATAATGAGGCGCGCGTCCTCCCTGGCGTCGGCGATCCCGTAAAGACCGAAGCAGTCCAGCGGATGCACGTGGACGTCGAGGGCGGGGCAAGCCGGCTTCAGGCGGTCCGTCACTTCGGATGGCGTCATCACACGTCTCCAGTATAAAGCACTTCGCACATGCACGATACCGTCGGCACGGGCGTTTTGCCGGATAATTCCTTGCCCCTGCAATCCATCATATATATAATTAACCAGGGCCTGAATGTCAGCAGATTTCCGGCCGGCCGGTGACGAAACGGTTTGGGATGCCCAATTGCTCGCCCGGGAAACGCAGCGCCTTTCGCAGTGCGGTTACACATTGATCCTGTCGCCGTCGCAATCGTAATGCCGGAAAGTTTTCCTTGCGTATTCGAATTCCTGAATGGAGAGGATGATGAAAGCGATCGTCATCGCGGCGGGTTACGCCACCCGGCTGTACCCCCTGACCCTGAATTTCCCGAAGGGGCTCCTCGAGGTGGGCGGGCGCGCGATCGTGGACTATCTGATGGACCAGATCGAGTCCGTTCCGGATGTAGATGAGGTCTATCTTGTAACCAATAGCCGGTTCGCCGGTCATTTCGAGTGCTGGGCGGCCGGGTGGAACGGTCGGCTTGACATCGACGTGATCGACGACGGGACGACGACCAATGACAACCGGCTGGGCGCGGTCGGGGACATCCGGTACACTATCG containing:
- a CDS encoding HAD family phosphatase, with product MTDRTYDAVIFDVDGVIVDSEAVYCETFNATLGDYGAGMSRADYAVCVGHPVEENSAYAVDRYRLDVTPAAFREIWMDRFEKAVSNPDRVSLMPEILELMAHVRSRGYPLAVASSTQRDRMMKTLNSGLLSRLDGVQDLAEVFDVVLSGSDVKRLKPAPDIFLMAAAKLNVEPDRCAVIEDSEAGVKAGKAAGMTVFAAPNFFTRRQRHDEADFILGGLWEAKRYF
- a CDS encoding NAD(P)-dependent oxidoreductase codes for the protein MHSDSINGPLDERLNVQQKKILITGAAGRIGRVLREGLKDDYRLSLLYHNTILPARPGEDMHVSSITDMNRVIAAAKGVDAVVHMAGNPNGNASFEDILEANIRGTYTVYEAARRSGVHRVVFASSNHVTGYYEKDGIGTTTEVNARPDSFYGASKAYGEDLGRYYADAFGLSVICLRIGSFQPADSVINRTSDRILASWLSHRDTVQLVRCSVETDVHFGIYYGISNNTRAYWDLRNAREELGYAPEDDAEAYA
- a CDS encoding amidohydrolase family protein, with translation MIIDINAYTGHWPSHPVEGALDSVRASLREYGVERMCVSPLDAAWCRNPHRFNDSLYAASVVTDDVWPVPVLDPTIATWRDELQRAEAQPRVRLVKLLPAYCGYDLSSASDLFAALACAGLGVIVQTRLEDPRRQHPLAQVPDVPAAEIADAAERHPGLLIIIGGPRTAEIRGLRDRILGLPNLYADVSQSDGMDAVKVLVDDGLRDKLLFGSHAPLFIPYSALSRVVTDLPDDDTAAILGGNAERIVNW
- a CDS encoding amidohydrolase family protein yields the protein MTPSEVTDRLKPACPALDVHVHPLDCFGLYGIADAREDARLIIEAAERAGVEKMCLFSLYTTCPREPSVEAFRQANDYALSMRDVAPDVFIPFCYVNPMYPAESVSEIDRCIESERMGGIKLWVARRATDPGLDPILERAVHFGVPVLQHAWIKTDGNLVGESFPADVAHLARRHPDANIIMAHMNGCGLAGMEDVANCPNIYVDTSGGDPDSGIVEAAASTIGPNRIVYGSDAPIRHFGVQLGKTLGTDLPEAVKREILWNNTARLLPAWSGVRTL
- a CDS encoding amidohydrolase family protein, whose protein sequence is MKLTTLREKLKPPCDVLDVHVHPLGTGTASVETDARRILEAAGRAGITKMCIFLLHPESGAGSPLHDPAMRHCRDGNDYNLRMRDRAPEAFLPFCYVNPACPEASVDEINRCIVEERMCGIKLWVARRATDAGLDPIMQRAVELDVPVLQHAWDKTTGNLPGESFPQDVAHLARRHPGAKIIMAHLNGCGLRGIEHVADCPNLVADTGGGDPEAGIVETAVDALGGRRVVFGSDLPVRLFGQCLGKTLGADLSEATRKDILWNNAARLLPDWAGVKPL